The Pseudomonadota bacterium genome has a segment encoding these proteins:
- a CDS encoding STAS domain-containing protein: MFESRTEDKEKSKVLALSGDLTVSNAELFKTALADAMKNTDNLVLNLTGIIGADVSCLQIICSAHKKAINSNQSIKIDDNPSIIFKDALRDSGFLRQKGCLLDVQERCLLTGKKNE; the protein is encoded by the coding sequence ATGTTTGAAAGCAGGACAGAAGACAAAGAGAAAAGCAAAGTTCTTGCATTATCGGGAGATTTAACGGTCTCCAATGCGGAATTATTTAAAACAGCCCTCGCCGATGCAATGAAAAATACGGATAATCTTGTTTTAAATCTTACCGGTATTATAGGCGCTGACGTTTCATGTTTGCAAATCATTTGCTCGGCACACAAGAAGGCAATAAATTCCAACCAATCTATAAAAATAGACGACAACCCATCGATTATTTTCAAAGATGCGTTAAGAGATTCGGGATTTCTGCGGCAGAAAGGTTGTCTGTTAGATGTACAAGAAAGATGTTTATTGACGGGGAAGAAAAATGAGTAA
- a CDS encoding ATP-binding protein: MGDKKTFVFPSLLFAILFSLITITGYFQIRIIKKNIEALLKNEGEIIFNHLKREIDINLEYLNLLEKSPSIITPNFLNIMVYDEAIIDDLYNFFRNIESMDVEKMPISNIIVIDRDGKTITKKGLVRVPMSYIRTFQSGEKETFVKTPGKGDKFFTMGIKTKGNAVFFSLDEDELDALRKKLTLKEIVEAEEKRFNIDGINIYDAKGIPYISSNGNREEAYVVSMPLDSKYLPKFIVEILVSKGLARDILKRTTMNFLFILVLLAISGAVSTYAIFLLERRHAKRLREFEKELEMKERLVSLGKLSSGMAHEIRNPLNAMSMSIQRLKREFTPAKEKEEEYYQFIDIIRNELSRIDRIVEEFLLSTKSHAPFLQENLDNVIEEVVVILREKAASKGIDIIISKADNDIMIQSQKERLKQAFYNIVLNGIEAINNGGSIKITTSVKDGNIDISIKDTGAGINEKELHRIFEYYYTTKDKGIGLGLPISYMIIKDHGGDISAFSEQGKGTTFVITMPMNQPPAEGQKTRE, translated from the coding sequence ATGGGAGATAAAAAGACATTCGTCTTTCCCTCCCTTCTGTTTGCTATACTCTTTTCCCTCATCACAATAACCGGATATTTTCAAATAAGAATCATAAAGAAAAATATCGAGGCCCTGCTCAAAAACGAAGGGGAGATCATTTTTAATCATCTTAAGAGGGAAATAGATATAAATCTTGAATACTTAAACCTCCTTGAAAAATCTCCATCAATCATTACGCCTAATTTTCTGAATATTATGGTTTATGACGAGGCGATAATTGACGATCTTTACAACTTTTTTAGAAATATAGAAAGCATGGATGTAGAAAAGATGCCTATTTCGAATATCATAGTGATAGACAGGGACGGCAAAACTATTACGAAAAAGGGATTGGTAAGGGTACCGATGTCTTATATCAGGACATTTCAATCAGGGGAAAAGGAAACCTTTGTTAAAACGCCGGGCAAAGGAGATAAATTTTTTACAATGGGCATTAAAACAAAAGGCAACGCAGTTTTCTTCAGTCTTGATGAAGATGAGCTTGATGCGCTAAGGAAAAAACTTACCTTAAAGGAAATTGTAGAAGCAGAGGAAAAGAGATTCAATATTGATGGTATTAATATATATGATGCAAAGGGAATTCCTTATATATCTTCCAATGGCAACAGGGAAGAGGCTTACGTTGTGTCTATGCCGCTGGATTCAAAATATCTTCCGAAGTTTATAGTTGAGATACTTGTGTCAAAAGGACTTGCCCGGGATATATTAAAAAGAACTACTATGAATTTTCTCTTTATCCTTGTGCTTTTGGCAATATCTGGTGCAGTAAGTACTTATGCAATATTTCTTCTGGAAAGGAGGCATGCTAAGAGGTTGCGTGAGTTTGAAAAAGAGCTTGAGATGAAAGAGAGACTTGTGTCGCTCGGTAAGCTTTCTTCAGGAATGGCGCATGAGATACGAAACCCGTTGAATGCTATGAGCATGTCAATACAAAGGCTAAAGAGGGAATTTACGCCTGCAAAAGAAAAAGAAGAAGAATATTATCAATTTATTGATATTATAAGAAACGAATTGTCGAGGATTGACAGGATCGTTGAAGAGTTTCTTCTTTCAACCAAATCCCATGCACCGTTTCTGCAGGAAAACCTTGATAATGTTATTGAGGAGGTAGTTGTCATTCTCAGGGAAAAGGCTGCTTCAAAGGGGATTGATATAATTATCAGCAAGGCAGACAATGACATAATGATTCAATCGCAAAAAGAAAGGCTTAAACAGGCTTTTTACAACATTGTTTTGAACGGGATTGAAGCAATAAATAACGGAGGATCCATTAAGATAACAACATCTGTCAAGGATGGGAATATAGATATAAGTATAAAGGACACTGGTGCAGGCATTAATGAAAAAGAGCTTCACAGGATATTCGAATATTATTATACTACGAAGGATAAGGGAATTGGATTAGGGTTACCCATTTCGTACATGATCATTAAAGATCACGGCGGTGATATAAGTGCCTTCAGCGAGCAAGGAAAAGGTACGACATTTGTCATAACCATGCCTATGAATCAACCGCCTGCAGAAGGGCAGAAAACAAGAGAATGA
- a CDS encoding methyl-accepting chemotaxis protein, protein MKSFKNWKISTKIMGISVFTMVVIISGIMFYLLPLVENKLMDEKKNATKNVVDVAYTLTASMEAKVKSGELKPDEAQKRALTTIKNLRYKNNEYFWINDLNTKMLMHPIKQELEGKDLSGEKDSHGKLYFQEFVKVAKDKGEGFVDYFFPKPNETKPSPKLSYVKLFNQWGWVIGSGIYIDDVSAEIGKMRIQIIIATILIAAIILCIAFFVSKIITRSLNKAVEVANELSEGNLALIVESDTTDEAGQLLNGMKNMVEKLKSIVADVKTSAENVTSASQQMSSSSQQMSQGATEQAASAEEISSSMEEMTSNIRQNADNAQQTEKIAVKAAQDARDGGNAVTETVAAMKEIATKINIIEEIARQTNLLALNAAIEAARAGEHGKGFAVVATEVRKLAERSQTAAGEIGKLSTSSVEVAEKAGIMLGKIVPDIQKTAELVSEINAASNEQNIGAEQINKAIQQLDQVIQQNASATEEMASTSEELASQAELLQDTIAFFRVEETGMKRTAVRPNTEAKRDRGIKQYKTQLPANHAHVHAAKTSGTNGNGKLSGIALDLDNVHDKLDEEFERF, encoded by the coding sequence ATGAAAAGTTTTAAGAACTGGAAGATTTCAACAAAAATAATGGGGATTTCGGTGTTTACCATGGTGGTGATCATATCGGGCATCATGTTTTATTTACTGCCCCTTGTTGAGAACAAATTGATGGACGAGAAGAAAAATGCCACAAAAAATGTGGTAGATGTGGCCTATACATTGACCGCTTCAATGGAGGCAAAGGTAAAATCGGGCGAGTTAAAGCCGGATGAGGCCCAGAAAAGAGCGTTGACAACTATTAAGAATCTCCGTTACAAAAACAACGAGTATTTCTGGATTAATGACCTCAATACAAAGATGCTAATGCACCCCATTAAACAGGAATTGGAGGGCAAAGATTTGTCTGGAGAGAAGGATTCTCACGGTAAATTATATTTTCAGGAATTTGTTAAGGTTGCCAAGGATAAAGGAGAGGGTTTTGTTGATTATTTCTTTCCGAAACCCAATGAAACCAAACCGTCGCCAAAACTTTCTTATGTGAAACTCTTCAACCAATGGGGATGGGTTATAGGCAGCGGCATCTATATTGACGATGTGAGCGCTGAAATAGGAAAGATGCGTATACAGATCATCATTGCCACCATTTTGATTGCGGCAATTATACTGTGCATTGCCTTCTTTGTTTCAAAGATTATCACGCGTTCATTAAATAAGGCCGTTGAAGTAGCAAATGAGCTTTCCGAGGGAAACCTGGCTCTTATTGTTGAATCTGATACAACTGATGAAGCCGGTCAGTTGCTGAACGGAATGAAGAATATGGTTGAAAAATTGAAGTCGATAGTTGCCGACGTCAAAACCTCTGCCGAAAACGTAACATCAGCGAGCCAACAGATGAGTTCGTCTTCCCAGCAGATGTCGCAAGGCGCAACAGAACAGGCAGCCTCCGCTGAAGAGATTTCTTCCTCTATGGAGGAGATGACATCCAACATCAGACAGAATGCGGATAATGCCCAGCAGACGGAAAAAATAGCCGTAAAAGCAGCACAGGATGCCAGAGACGGTGGAAATGCCGTTACAGAGACTGTTGCTGCAATGAAGGAGATTGCCACAAAAATCAACATCATTGAAGAGATAGCCAGACAGACAAACCTTTTGGCCCTCAACGCAGCAATAGAAGCGGCCAGAGCAGGTGAACACGGGAAAGGTTTTGCAGTGGTTGCAACAGAGGTAAGGAAGCTTGCAGAAAGGAGCCAGACAGCAGCAGGAGAAATAGGCAAACTCTCTACGTCAAGCGTTGAAGTTGCAGAAAAAGCCGGCATTATGCTCGGGAAAATTGTCCCCGATATACAAAAAACAGCGGAACTTGTCAGTGAAATTAACGCTGCAAGCAACGAACAGAATATCGGGGCGGAGCAGATAAACAAGGCAATCCAGCAACTCGATCAGGTTATTCAACAAAATGCTTCTGCCACGGAAGAGATGGCATCCACATCAGAGGAGCTTGCAAGTCAGGCAGAGCTATTACAGGACACCATAGCATTCTTCAGGGTAGAAGAAACCGGCATGAAGAGAACTGCCGTAAGACCTAATACAGAGGCAAAGAGGGATAGAGGAATAAAACAGTATAAGACACAGCTCCCGGCCAATCATGCTCATGTGCATGCAGCAAAAACAAGCGGCACTAATGGCAATGGCAAGCTATCCGGTATTGCCCTAGATCTCGACAATGTTCATGATAAGCTTGACGAGGAATTTGAGAGGTTCTGA
- a CDS encoding Spy/CpxP family protein refolding chaperone, translating to MKRWHVGIMVVLFLALTTTVFAFGHKGGFGPGGCGGQGAGFEGPMGMGMAANLNLSKEQIEKMWLTKEKFHNDTQKLRYELFQKRIELKSLYADPKADEATLLAKQKELNTLRQSMQDKMTQMRLEQRKILTPEQIKKLSETSYGPGFGRKGAGRGPCGQGAEFGPGRS from the coding sequence ATGAAAAGATGGCATGTAGGTATAATGGTAGTGCTCTTTCTGGCACTTACCACAACAGTATTCGCCTTTGGACATAAAGGAGGATTTGGTCCTGGTGGATGTGGTGGTCAGGGTGCAGGGTTCGAAGGACCTATGGGTATGGGTATGGCAGCAAATCTGAATCTTTCAAAGGAACAGATTGAGAAGATGTGGCTGACTAAAGAAAAGTTCCATAACGACACACAAAAATTGCGGTATGAACTTTTTCAGAAGCGTATTGAACTGAAGAGCCTCTATGCTGACCCGAAGGCAGATGAAGCAACACTGCTTGCAAAGCAAAAGGAACTTAATACCCTCAGGCAGAGTATGCAGGACAAAATGACCCAGATGAGGCTTGAGCAGAGAAAGATCCTGACGCCGGAACAGATTAAAAAGTTGAGCGAGACTTCATATGGCCCCGGATTCGGTAGAAAAGGTGCAGGCCGTGGACCATGCGGACAGGGTGCAGAATTTGGCCCGGGCAGAAGCTAG
- a CDS encoding glycine zipper domain-containing protein — translation MKTNMLVILILITGLLTFSCASNGYNTQKGAAIGAGLGAIAGQIIGNNTAGTLIGAAGGALAGAIAGNAVDQNNTDQQIAAAQRQNSTYASPAGIENPPGQWVEIPGQWVGGKWVPTHRAWVPINP, via the coding sequence ATGAAGACAAATATGTTGGTTATCTTAATACTTATAACAGGACTTTTAACATTTTCTTGTGCATCCAACGGTTATAATACCCAGAAAGGTGCGGCAATCGGAGCTGGACTTGGGGCAATAGCAGGTCAGATTATAGGCAACAATACTGCTGGTACGCTAATAGGCGCTGCCGGAGGAGCCCTTGCCGGTGCGATTGCAGGAAATGCAGTAGATCAGAATAATACTGACCAGCAGATAGCTGCTGCGCAAAGGCAGAACTCAACTTATGCATCTCCTGCAGGCATTGAAAATCCTCCGGGGCAGTGGGTTGAAATTCCGGGGCAGTGGGTTGGCGGAAAATGGGTTCCTACCCATAGAGCGTGGGTGCCTATAAATCCATGA
- a CDS encoding PAS domain S-box protein, giving the protein MGYEEKTREQLINDLRSSKNRFHAFFNLPLIGIAIVSPDMQWIEVNDCFCEMIGYSREELLEITWAYITPKEELEQELNEYYNRICSGEITGYTLEKHLVRKDGVIIDTVISVNSVQKNDGSIDYFVVLIKDISEKKHAEELLKESENKFHLLFEKSLDPVVLLHHYKYIDCNEAAVRIMGCSSKEELIGLSPEQTSPEMQPDGEVSIVKARNLIARTMIEGSSRFEWLHKKINGEEFWSDVSLTVITIGGKDFIYDVWKDITDRKNMEVALKKSEIRYRRMFDHNPLPAFVFDFNTLEIIDVNEAAIIHYGYTYEEFTNMKATELHPPGDVSSVLSHLNKPKLGKTKGPWKHVKKDGTLIDAEISGHTLEFSGKLCRIAIVNDITDRKKAEEELKISYEQLRILSTHINKAREKERKDVARELHDELGQILTKLNMDISWIKKRIFSEIENTLFFEKADAMSVLIKQAIKSVQKVSAELRPVILDDFGLLPALEWTVNNFKTQTDVDAKITIGSNIDFDGERSTQIYRIVQESLTNAARHASATKLNVRLEREGNNIVLEIKDNGKGISDKEKTDLHSFGILGMRERAIILGGEFIINGVRGKGTTVRVKIPLNSRSEQEGEAGAPTTAGRALLVEGATIAGKQGVKVLNSSNSEREGEAPTALLVEGATIAPVKDMQ; this is encoded by the coding sequence ATGGGATATGAAGAAAAAACCAGGGAACAACTTATAAATGATTTACGCAGCAGCAAAAATCGTTTTCACGCCTTTTTTAACCTTCCTTTAATCGGTATAGCTATTGTTTCACCTGATATGCAATGGATTGAAGTAAATGACTGTTTCTGCGAAATGATAGGGTATTCACGGGAAGAACTTCTCGAAATCACCTGGGCATACATTACACCAAAGGAAGAATTGGAACAGGAATTAAATGAATATTACAACCGGATTTGTTCAGGGGAAATTACAGGTTATACGTTGGAGAAACATCTTGTCAGAAAAGACGGTGTCATTATCGACACTGTAATTTCAGTTAATTCTGTTCAAAAAAACGATGGTTCTATTGATTATTTTGTTGTCCTGATTAAGGATATTTCCGAAAAAAAACACGCAGAAGAGTTGTTAAAAGAAAGTGAGAATAAATTCCATCTGCTTTTTGAGAAATCTCTTGACCCGGTAGTTTTACTTCATCATTATAAATACATAGATTGCAATGAAGCAGCTGTCAGGATCATGGGGTGCTCCAGCAAAGAGGAGCTTATAGGGCTTTCTCCTGAACAGACATCCCCTGAGATGCAGCCTGACGGAGAAGTATCCATTGTAAAAGCAAGGAACTTAATAGCCCGAACCATGATAGAAGGGAGCAGCCGTTTTGAATGGTTGCACAAAAAGATAAATGGCGAAGAATTCTGGTCGGATGTTTCCCTCACAGTCATCACTATTGGCGGTAAAGATTTTATTTATGATGTGTGGAAGGATATTACAGATCGTAAAAACATGGAAGTAGCCCTTAAAAAAAGCGAAATACGATACCGGCGGATGTTTGATCATAATCCTTTGCCTGCTTTTGTCTTTGATTTCAATACCCTTGAAATTATTGATGTCAATGAGGCCGCAATTATCCATTATGGGTACACCTATGAAGAATTTACAAATATGAAGGCCACGGAACTTCATCCCCCCGGAGACGTTTCATCTGTCCTCTCACATTTAAACAAGCCTAAGCTTGGTAAAACAAAGGGGCCATGGAAACATGTCAAAAAAGACGGGACTCTCATTGACGCTGAAATTTCAGGGCACACATTGGAATTCTCTGGTAAGCTATGTAGAATTGCGATTGTAAATGATATTACGGATAGAAAAAAGGCCGAGGAGGAACTGAAAATATCTTATGAGCAGCTCCGTATACTTTCAACCCACATCAATAAAGCAAGGGAAAAAGAACGAAAAGATGTGGCAAGGGAATTACATGATGAGCTGGGACAGATACTTACAAAATTAAACATGGATATTTCCTGGATAAAAAAAAGAATATTCTCGGAAATTGAAAATACATTGTTTTTCGAGAAGGCAGATGCCATGTCCGTACTTATAAAACAGGCAATTAAAAGTGTGCAAAAAGTTTCTGCCGAATTAAGGCCTGTTATCCTTGATGATTTCGGGCTTTTGCCTGCCCTGGAATGGACTGTCAATAATTTCAAAACACAGACCGATGTAGATGCCAAAATAACGATAGGGAGCAACATAGATTTTGATGGAGAACGCTCCACCCAAATCTACCGCATTGTTCAGGAATCGTTAACGAATGCTGCCCGCCACGCATCGGCTACAAAATTAAATGTACGCCTGGAAAGGGAGGGCAACAATATAGTTCTGGAGATAAAAGACAACGGAAAAGGTATCTCAGATAAGGAAAAAACTGATCTGCATTCCTTCGGCATTCTCGGCATGAGAGAAAGGGCAATTATTCTCGGCGGGGAATTCATAATAAACGGCGTCAGAGGAAAGGGAACTACGGTGAGGGTGAAGATACCCCTTAACTCACGTAGTGAGCAAGAAGGGGAGGCCGGGGCACCCACCACAGCAGGTCGAGCTTTGCTGGTGGAGGGGGCTACGATAGCAGGTAAGCAAGGTGTCAAAGTGCTGAATAGCTCAAACAGTGAGCGAGAAGGGGAGGCTCCGACAGCTTTGCTGGTGGAGGGGGCGACGATAGCCCCAGTAAAGGATATGCAATGA
- a CDS encoding response regulator transcription factor, translating into MIKILIADDHTIVREGLKQIVAEVPDMEVADTASNGQEALNKALKNDFDVIILDVSMPIKTGLDVLKELREKKPGLNILMLSIHPEEHYALRVLKAGASGYLTKESAPDELITAIRRISQGRKYITLSLAEKLALDVEHPKEKLLHEILSEREHKVMCMIGSGKSMKEIASELFLSIKTISTYRARILKKMNLKNNSELIRYVVENNIVG; encoded by the coding sequence ATGATTAAAATTCTTATTGCCGATGACCATACTATAGTCAGGGAAGGACTCAAACAGATTGTTGCAGAGGTGCCGGATATGGAAGTTGCCGATACAGCAAGCAATGGTCAGGAAGCTTTGAATAAGGCATTAAAAAATGATTTTGATGTAATTATCCTGGATGTTTCCATGCCCATAAAAACCGGTTTAGATGTTTTAAAAGAACTGAGAGAAAAAAAGCCGGGGCTCAATATCCTTATGTTGAGCATTCATCCTGAAGAACATTATGCATTGCGGGTCCTTAAGGCAGGCGCATCAGGCTATCTGACAAAGGAAAGTGCCCCGGATGAACTGATCACAGCAATAAGACGTATATCCCAGGGGAGAAAATACATTACACTGTCATTAGCTGAAAAATTGGCACTTGATGTTGAACATCCTAAGGAAAAGCTTCTCCATGAAATATTGTCAGAACGGGAGCATAAGGTAATGTGCATGATCGGTTCAGGAAAGTCGATGAAAGAGATTGCATCAGAGCTTTTTCTTAGCATAAAAACCATCAGCACATACAGAGCCCGCATTCTGAAAAAAATGAACCTCAAAAATAATTCCGAACTTATTCGCTATGTTGTTGAAAACAACATTGTGGGATAA
- a CDS encoding Spy/CpxP family protein refolding chaperone, whose protein sequence is MKFLSAVLLFSTLLASPLYGQHSYFDFEKGLKLSEVQRTAVEDIKRKYMDEWRASGREVIKKRLELRDLYRNPSLNRDRVEKLQNEILEIEISRENLYNQYKGEISRILNEEQREKYDSFCGSERKRSMRPLGLRGYGR, encoded by the coding sequence ATGAAATTTTTAAGCGCCGTACTCCTGTTTTCTACTCTTCTTGCGTCTCCACTCTACGGCCAGCATTCATATTTTGACTTTGAGAAGGGTTTGAAGCTTTCAGAGGTTCAAAGGACTGCAGTGGAAGATATAAAGAGAAAATATATGGATGAATGGCGCGCATCAGGGAGAGAAGTTATTAAAAAAAGGTTGGAGCTGAGGGATTTGTACAGGAACCCCTCGCTCAACAGAGACAGGGTTGAGAAACTTCAGAACGAAATACTGGAAATAGAAATCTCACGTGAAAACCTGTACAATCAATACAAGGGAGAAATCTCACGCATATTAAATGAAGAACAGCGCGAAAAATATGATAGCTTCTGCGGTTCCGAGAGAAAAAGATCAATGCGTCCCCTGGGATTAAGAGGATATGGGAGATAA
- a CDS encoding response regulator — protein MSKRILTADDSASVRQMVAFTLKGAGYEVVEAVDGKDALSKLNGNPIHMVITDLNMPNLDGIELVKGIRASQAYKFIPIVLLTTESQESKKLEGKKAGATGWITKPFKPEQLVAVVKKVLG, from the coding sequence ATGAGTAAACGGATATTAACAGCAGATGATTCTGCAAGTGTCAGACAGATGGTGGCGTTTACCCTAAAGGGGGCAGGCTATGAGGTTGTTGAAGCAGTGGACGGTAAGGATGCCTTATCCAAGCTTAACGGTAATCCCATTCACATGGTTATTACAGACCTCAACATGCCGAATCTTGACGGCATAGAGCTGGTAAAAGGCATAAGGGCAAGCCAGGCATACAAATTCATCCCTATTGTCCTGCTTACAACAGAATCCCAGGAGTCAAAAAAACTTGAAGGTAAAAAAGCCGGTGCCACAGGATGGATAACAAAACCTTTTAAGCCTGAACAGTTAGTTGCTGTGGTAAAGAAGGTATTGGGATGA
- a CDS encoding chemotaxis protein CheA, with protein sequence MTITNTYSETYKEETNEQLLELEESLLELEETPDDGELIGKVFRIMHTIKGSGAMFGFDDIAAFTHDIETVYDKVRAKEIPVTKELINLTLLAKDRIKSMLDKTPLDEALEGLTPSEIVTAFKMFASGGEALPPLFNLTPPVEGASFHQINCESATYRIRFKPSTDVFFTGTNLLLLLDDLRSLGECKVVAQIDNIPPLDEINPEYCYTSWDMILTTDQGINTIKDVFIFIEDSCELTINIIDCKSINEDEEDYKKIGEILVEKGDLRKEDLQEVLNQKKYLGEILVEKGLVVPDKVASALVEQEHVRRMRDKSKAKEDAQTSIRVPAEKLDTLVNLVGELVTVQAHLTQTTSFFHNAELNAIAEEVERLTVELRDNTLNIRMLPIGTTFGRFKRLVRDLSVELGKEIELVTEGAETELDKTVIERLNDPLIHLIRNSIDHGIEPPDVRVSKGKPKAGTILLSAIHSGGNVIIRIQDDGKGLDKEAILAKAEGKGLVAQNADLTEKDIFGFIFHPGFSTAREVTSVSGRGVGMDVVQKAIDSLRGLISITSVKDKGTTVTLTLPLTLAIIEGLLVAIGRSNFVIPLSIVEECVELTGEDVKKSYGRNIARIRGELVPYIRLRNEFNIRGERPPIEQIVVTGRNGERMGFVVDQVIGEHQTVIKNLGKFYRNVEGISGATILGDGTVALILDATKIAKNVEMAEAVFG encoded by the coding sequence ATGACAATTACAAACACATACTCAGAAACATATAAGGAAGAGACAAACGAGCAATTGCTGGAACTCGAAGAATCTCTTCTGGAACTTGAAGAAACTCCGGATGATGGAGAACTGATTGGAAAGGTATTCCGTATTATGCATACCATCAAAGGGTCCGGTGCAATGTTCGGTTTTGATGACATTGCAGCCTTCACCCATGATATAGAAACAGTCTATGACAAAGTAAGAGCCAAAGAAATCCCCGTTACGAAGGAACTCATCAATCTTACCCTTCTAGCCAAAGACCGCATCAAATCGATGCTCGATAAGACCCCCCTTGACGAAGCCCTTGAAGGACTGACCCCATCAGAGATAGTTACTGCCTTTAAAATGTTTGCCTCAGGAGGAGAAGCGCTTCCCCCCCTATTTAACCTGACTCCTCCTGTTGAAGGGGCTTCGTTTCACCAAATAAATTGTGAAAGTGCAACATACCGAATTCGTTTTAAACCCTCGACGGATGTTTTTTTTACCGGTACAAACCTTCTCCTCCTTCTAGATGATCTCCGTTCTCTGGGAGAATGCAAGGTTGTTGCACAAATAGATAACATACCCCCTCTGGACGAAATAAATCCCGAATACTGTTACACCTCCTGGGACATGATTCTTACAACCGATCAGGGGATAAATACAATAAAGGATGTTTTTATTTTTATAGAAGACTCTTGCGAATTGACAATAAATATTATTGACTGCAAAAGTATTAATGAGGACGAGGAAGATTATAAAAAGATCGGCGAGATACTTGTCGAAAAGGGCGACCTAAGAAAAGAGGACCTCCAGGAAGTCCTTAATCAAAAAAAATACCTCGGCGAGATACTTGTCGAAAAGGGATTGGTGGTTCCGGACAAAGTGGCATCGGCTCTTGTTGAGCAGGAACATGTCCGAAGGATGCGGGACAAATCAAAGGCAAAGGAAGATGCACAGACAAGTATCAGAGTTCCCGCAGAGAAACTGGATACCCTCGTCAATTTGGTAGGAGAACTTGTTACTGTACAGGCACATTTAACCCAAACAACCTCCTTTTTTCATAACGCGGAACTTAATGCTATTGCAGAAGAGGTTGAGAGGCTGACCGTGGAACTGCGGGATAATACCTTGAATATACGTATGTTGCCTATAGGAACCACCTTCGGGAGATTTAAGAGATTGGTAAGAGACTTATCCGTCGAACTTGGTAAAGAGATAGAATTGGTAACAGAAGGCGCAGAGACAGAACTTGACAAGACTGTTATCGAAAGACTTAACGATCCCCTTATCCATCTTATCAGGAACAGTATCGATCACGGAATAGAGCCTCCTGATGTGCGGGTATCGAAGGGCAAGCCGAAAGCAGGTACGATACTTCTCTCCGCAATTCACTCGGGAGGAAACGTGATTATCCGGATTCAAGACGACGGGAAGGGCCTTGATAAAGAGGCAATCCTTGCAAAAGCTGAAGGAAAAGGGCTTGTTGCCCAGAATGCGGACCTCACGGAAAAGGACATTTTTGGTTTTATTTTTCATCCCGGATTTTCTACTGCCAGGGAGGTGACAAGTGTTTCCGGCAGAGGTGTAGGCATGGATGTGGTGCAAAAGGCCATAGATTCATTACGTGGTTTAATCAGTATCACAAGCGTGAAGGACAAGGGTACCACCGTTACCCTCACTCTTCCTCTCACCCTTGCAATCATTGAAGGTCTTCTTGTTGCCATCGGCAGAAGCAATTTTGTCATTCCGCTTTCCATCGTTGAAGAATGCGTGGAATTAACCGGCGAAGATGTAAAAAAGTCTTATGGAAGGAATATTGCTCGCATTCGCGGTGAACTGGTTCCATATATCAGACTGAGAAACGAGTTTAATATCCGGGGAGAAAGGCCTCCCATAGAGCAGATTGTTGTAACCGGAAGGAATGGTGAAAGAATGGGTTTCGTGGTGGACCAAGTCATTGGAGAGCACCAGACGGTAATTAAGAATCTGGGGAAGTTCTATAGAAATGTGGAAGGTATTTCCGGCGCCACTATTCTGGGTGACGGAACAGTAGCATTAATATTGGATGCGACAAAAATAGCTAAGAATGTAGAAATGGCGGAGGCTGTCTTTGGTTGA